A genome region from Cucurbita pepo subsp. pepo cultivar mu-cu-16 chromosome LG02, ASM280686v2, whole genome shotgun sequence includes the following:
- the LOC111788681 gene encoding LRR receptor-like serine/threonine-protein kinase IOS1 isoform X2 yields MGKLKAFLSAFIATLPLLHLVHAQTQQGFISIDCGSNSSYTEPATGINYVSDSNYVQTGLAITLPPSRRSSTLQKQLWSLRSFPDGTRNCYTIKLKLGTKYLIRASFLYANYDNQSSTPEFDLYFGPDFWVTVKFGDSINNIIEEELVHIATSNQAQVCLVNNGNGVPFVSALELRPLPNTTYVTVSGSLSTLFRLDIGAPNDTFIRFPDDIYDRVWSPPTPLVKWTPITTSLPINNNDSPGFMAPSKVLSTASTVINASAPMEFYWDDVNGPNQYYVYMYFAELQELKANQSRLFKIYLNDQLWVADNILVSYLTENVVRSIAPLTLNDTYDFKLIMSEGSTLPPILNAIEIYKVMNFPQLTTEQDDVDGIKSIKNDYGVAKNWQGDPCAPKMFAWQGINCSYDASNPPRITGLDLSSSGLTGEISANISSLAKLAFLDLSNNNLSGAVPDFLAKMPLLTVIDLSGNNLSGQVPASLIDKRNKGSLSLSMEGNPYLEGTSPSEKKKKNNIVVPIVAAIGGALILLALILASIYFIRRKRSSKGPSLMEPHSPINSEIQLNPHDPLQTPSRQLSYSDILKMTNNFGRLLGEGGFGKVYYGVMGNTEVAVKMLSPKSAQGYREFQAEVDLLLRVHHRNLTGLVGYCNEGETKMGLVYEYMAKGNLGSVLSDGRVVLRWEERLQIALDSAQGLEYLHNGCRPPIIHRDIKSCNILLNEYLQAKLADFGLSRAFPMEGGATHVTTKVVGTPGYLDPEYYTSYKLTEKSDVYSFGIVILELITGRPVLVKTSEKSHIIQWVDSNINQGDIYSIIDSKIKDDCNTNSVWKAVDIGMSCTARNPINRPTMSQVVTELKECLNLELNQRGHQIDSATTISSNFHSEMGPMAR; encoded by the exons ATGGGGAAACTCAAAGCTTTCCTTTCTGCCTTTATCGCCACTCTTCCTCTCCTGCATTTGGTTCATGCCCAAACCCAACAAG GCTTCATCAGCATTGATTGCGGCTCCAATTCTAGCTATACTGAGCCAGCTACGGGTATCAATTACGTCTCTGATTCCAATTACGTCCAAACTGGTTTGGCCATAACTTTACCACCAAGTCGTCGTTCCAGTACTCTCCAGAAACAGCTATGGAGCCTTAGAAGCTTTCCTGATGGGACAAGGAACTGCTATACCATTAAACTCAAACTTGGCACCAAGTATTTGATTCGAGCAAGTTTCTTGTATGCAAATTATGATAATCAAAGCAGCACTCCAGAGTTCGATCTATATTTTGGTCCTGATTTTTGGGTGACCGTGAAATTTGGAGACAGCATAAACAATATTATCGAGGAGGAGCTCGTTCATATTGCAACTTCAAATCAGGCGCAGGTTTGTCTTGTGAACAATGGAAATGGGGTTCCTTTTGTTTCAGCCTTGGAGCTAAGGCCATTGCCAAACACCACTTATGTAACTGTAAGTGGCTCATTATCAACGTTATTTCGGCTCGACATTGGTGCTCCAAACGATACGTTCATCCG ATTTCCAGACGACATATATGATCGTGTTTGGAGTCCACCAACTCCACTCGTGAAATGGACTCCAATAACCACTTCACTCCCGATTAACAACAACGATTCCCCTGGTTTCATGGCACCCTCTAAGGTGTTGAGCACGGCCTCCACAGTGATAAATGCAAGTGCACCAATGGAGTTTTATTGGGATGATGTTAATGGACCCAACCAATACTACGTATATATGTATTTTGCTGAACTACAAGAGCTCAAAGCCAACCAATCCAGGCTATTCAAGATCTATCTAAACGACCAGCTTTGGGTAGCCGACAATATTCTAGTCAGTTATCTAACGGAGAATGTTGTGCGTAGCATAGCTCCCTTGACTCTTAATGATACGTATGACTTTAAATTGATCATGTCCGAAGGGTCCACTCTTCCGCCCATCCTGAATGCAATTGAGATATACAAAGTGATGAACTTTCCACAGCTCACAACAGAACAAGATGATG TTGATGGTATTAAATCCATTAAGAACGATTATGGGGTTGCAAAAAACTGGCAAGGAGATCCATGTGCCCCTAAAATGTTTGCTTGGCAGGGTATCAACTGTAGCTATGATGCTTCAAATCCTCCAAGAATCACAGGGCT AGACTTATCATCCAGTGGATTGACTGGCGAAATTTCAGCCAACATATCAAGTCTTGCAAAGCTAGCTTTTTT GGATTTGTCAAATAATAACTTGAGTGGAGCGGTGCCTGATTTTCTTGCTAAAATGCCACTGTTGACTGTTAT AGATTTATCTGGAAACAATCTATCAGGCCAAGTTCCTGCCTCACTTATTGACAAGAGGAACAAAGGCTCCCTTTCATTGAG TATGGAGGGAAACCCGTATTTAGAAGGGACAAGCCCGagtgaaaagaagaagaagaataacaTAGTAGTTCCAATAGTAGCAGCAATTGGGGGAGCTCTCATCCTTTTAGCATTGATTTTAGCTTCTATTTACTTCATTCGACGCAAACGAAGTTCTAAAG GCCCAAGCCTAATGGAGCCCCATTCACCAATAAACTCTGAAATTCAGCTTAACCCACATGACCCATTACAGACACCAAGCCGCCAACTTTCATACTCAGACATCTTAAAAATGACCAATAATTTCGGTAGACTATTGGGTGAAGGTGGGTTTGGAAAGGTTTATTATGGTGTCATGGGTAACACTGAAGTGGCTGTAAAGATGCTGTCTCCAAAATCAGCTCAGGGGTATCGAGAATTTCAAGCAGAG GTCGATCTTCTGTTGAGAGTTCATCACAGAAACTTAACTGGCCTGGTTGGATATTGCAATGAAGGGGAAACAAAAATGGGGCTTGTCTATGAATACATGGCCAAAGGAAACCTAGGATCAGTGCTTTCTG ATGGAAGAGTTGTTTTAAGGTGGGAAGAAAGGCTTCAAATAGCATTGGATTCAGCACAAG GATTGGAATATCTACACAATGGTTGTAGGCCTCCAATTATCCATAGAGATATCAAATCATGTAATATTCTATTGAACGAGTATTTACAAGCCAAACTTGCTGATTTTGGCCTCTCAAGGGCTTTTCCAATGGAGGGAGGTGCCACTCATGTGACGACGAAGGTGGTTGGAACTCCCGGCTATCTTGATCCAGA gTATTATACATCGTACAAGTTGACTGAGAAGAGTGATGTTTATAGCTTCGGAATTGTTATTCTAGAGCTCATCACGGGAAGACCTGTACTAGTGAAGACTAGTGAGAAAAGCCACATTATCCAATGGGTCGATTCCAACATTAACCAAGGCGATATCTACTCTATAATTGATTCGAAAATAAAAGACGATTGCAATACTAACTCGGTGTGGAAAGCTGTAGACATAGGAATGTCTTGCACTGCTCGTAACCCTATAAATAGGCCGACTATGAGTCAAGTTGTAACCGAACTCAAAGAATGTCTAAACCTCGAGTTAAATCAGAGAGGTCATCAAATTGACTCTGCTACGACGATCTCCTCAAACTTTCATTCCGAGATGGGCCCTATGGCAAGGTAG
- the LOC111788681 gene encoding LRR receptor-like serine/threonine-protein kinase IOS1 isoform X1: MGKLKAFLSAFIATLPLLHLVHAQTQQGFISIDCGSNSSYTEPATGINYVSDSNYVQTGLAITLPPSRRSSTLQKQLWSLRSFPDGTRNCYTIKLKLGTKYLIRASFLYANYDNQSSTPEFDLYFGPDFWVTVKFGDSINNIIEEELVHIATSNQAQVCLVNNGNGVPFVSALELRPLPNTTYVTVSGSLSTLFRLDIGAPNDTFIRFPDDIYDRVWSPPTPLVKWTPITTSLPINNNDSPGFMAPSKVLSTASTVINASAPMEFYWDDVNGPNQYYVYMYFAELQELKANQSRLFKIYLNDQLWVADNILVSYLTENVVRSIAPLTLNDTYDFKLIMSEGSTLPPILNAIEIYKVMNFPQLTTEQDDVDGIKSIKNDYGVAKNWQGDPCAPKMFAWQGINCSYDASNPPRITGLDLSSSGLTGEISANISSLAKLAFLDLSNNNLSGAVPDFLAKMPLLTVIDLSGNNLSGQVPASLIDKRNKGSLSLSMEGNPYLEGTSPSEKKKKNNIVVPIVAAIGGALILLALILASIYFIRRKRSSKGGTGPSLMEPHSPINSEIQLNPHDPLQTPSRQLSYSDILKMTNNFGRLLGEGGFGKVYYGVMGNTEVAVKMLSPKSAQGYREFQAEVDLLLRVHHRNLTGLVGYCNEGETKMGLVYEYMAKGNLGSVLSDGRVVLRWEERLQIALDSAQGLEYLHNGCRPPIIHRDIKSCNILLNEYLQAKLADFGLSRAFPMEGGATHVTTKVVGTPGYLDPEYYTSYKLTEKSDVYSFGIVILELITGRPVLVKTSEKSHIIQWVDSNINQGDIYSIIDSKIKDDCNTNSVWKAVDIGMSCTARNPINRPTMSQVVTELKECLNLELNQRGHQIDSATTISSNFHSEMGPMAR; encoded by the exons ATGGGGAAACTCAAAGCTTTCCTTTCTGCCTTTATCGCCACTCTTCCTCTCCTGCATTTGGTTCATGCCCAAACCCAACAAG GCTTCATCAGCATTGATTGCGGCTCCAATTCTAGCTATACTGAGCCAGCTACGGGTATCAATTACGTCTCTGATTCCAATTACGTCCAAACTGGTTTGGCCATAACTTTACCACCAAGTCGTCGTTCCAGTACTCTCCAGAAACAGCTATGGAGCCTTAGAAGCTTTCCTGATGGGACAAGGAACTGCTATACCATTAAACTCAAACTTGGCACCAAGTATTTGATTCGAGCAAGTTTCTTGTATGCAAATTATGATAATCAAAGCAGCACTCCAGAGTTCGATCTATATTTTGGTCCTGATTTTTGGGTGACCGTGAAATTTGGAGACAGCATAAACAATATTATCGAGGAGGAGCTCGTTCATATTGCAACTTCAAATCAGGCGCAGGTTTGTCTTGTGAACAATGGAAATGGGGTTCCTTTTGTTTCAGCCTTGGAGCTAAGGCCATTGCCAAACACCACTTATGTAACTGTAAGTGGCTCATTATCAACGTTATTTCGGCTCGACATTGGTGCTCCAAACGATACGTTCATCCG ATTTCCAGACGACATATATGATCGTGTTTGGAGTCCACCAACTCCACTCGTGAAATGGACTCCAATAACCACTTCACTCCCGATTAACAACAACGATTCCCCTGGTTTCATGGCACCCTCTAAGGTGTTGAGCACGGCCTCCACAGTGATAAATGCAAGTGCACCAATGGAGTTTTATTGGGATGATGTTAATGGACCCAACCAATACTACGTATATATGTATTTTGCTGAACTACAAGAGCTCAAAGCCAACCAATCCAGGCTATTCAAGATCTATCTAAACGACCAGCTTTGGGTAGCCGACAATATTCTAGTCAGTTATCTAACGGAGAATGTTGTGCGTAGCATAGCTCCCTTGACTCTTAATGATACGTATGACTTTAAATTGATCATGTCCGAAGGGTCCACTCTTCCGCCCATCCTGAATGCAATTGAGATATACAAAGTGATGAACTTTCCACAGCTCACAACAGAACAAGATGATG TTGATGGTATTAAATCCATTAAGAACGATTATGGGGTTGCAAAAAACTGGCAAGGAGATCCATGTGCCCCTAAAATGTTTGCTTGGCAGGGTATCAACTGTAGCTATGATGCTTCAAATCCTCCAAGAATCACAGGGCT AGACTTATCATCCAGTGGATTGACTGGCGAAATTTCAGCCAACATATCAAGTCTTGCAAAGCTAGCTTTTTT GGATTTGTCAAATAATAACTTGAGTGGAGCGGTGCCTGATTTTCTTGCTAAAATGCCACTGTTGACTGTTAT AGATTTATCTGGAAACAATCTATCAGGCCAAGTTCCTGCCTCACTTATTGACAAGAGGAACAAAGGCTCCCTTTCATTGAG TATGGAGGGAAACCCGTATTTAGAAGGGACAAGCCCGagtgaaaagaagaagaagaataacaTAGTAGTTCCAATAGTAGCAGCAATTGGGGGAGCTCTCATCCTTTTAGCATTGATTTTAGCTTCTATTTACTTCATTCGACGCAAACGAAGTTCTAAAG GTGGTACAGGCCCAAGCCTAATGGAGCCCCATTCACCAATAAACTCTGAAATTCAGCTTAACCCACATGACCCATTACAGACACCAAGCCGCCAACTTTCATACTCAGACATCTTAAAAATGACCAATAATTTCGGTAGACTATTGGGTGAAGGTGGGTTTGGAAAGGTTTATTATGGTGTCATGGGTAACACTGAAGTGGCTGTAAAGATGCTGTCTCCAAAATCAGCTCAGGGGTATCGAGAATTTCAAGCAGAG GTCGATCTTCTGTTGAGAGTTCATCACAGAAACTTAACTGGCCTGGTTGGATATTGCAATGAAGGGGAAACAAAAATGGGGCTTGTCTATGAATACATGGCCAAAGGAAACCTAGGATCAGTGCTTTCTG ATGGAAGAGTTGTTTTAAGGTGGGAAGAAAGGCTTCAAATAGCATTGGATTCAGCACAAG GATTGGAATATCTACACAATGGTTGTAGGCCTCCAATTATCCATAGAGATATCAAATCATGTAATATTCTATTGAACGAGTATTTACAAGCCAAACTTGCTGATTTTGGCCTCTCAAGGGCTTTTCCAATGGAGGGAGGTGCCACTCATGTGACGACGAAGGTGGTTGGAACTCCCGGCTATCTTGATCCAGA gTATTATACATCGTACAAGTTGACTGAGAAGAGTGATGTTTATAGCTTCGGAATTGTTATTCTAGAGCTCATCACGGGAAGACCTGTACTAGTGAAGACTAGTGAGAAAAGCCACATTATCCAATGGGTCGATTCCAACATTAACCAAGGCGATATCTACTCTATAATTGATTCGAAAATAAAAGACGATTGCAATACTAACTCGGTGTGGAAAGCTGTAGACATAGGAATGTCTTGCACTGCTCGTAACCCTATAAATAGGCCGACTATGAGTCAAGTTGTAACCGAACTCAAAGAATGTCTAAACCTCGAGTTAAATCAGAGAGGTCATCAAATTGACTCTGCTACGACGATCTCCTCAAACTTTCATTCCGAGATGGGCCCTATGGCAAGGTAG